The nucleotide sequence AAAATGGTGAAGCAGGTGTCATTGCGGCTGATGGAAAGGTTCTTTTTTATTCAGATCCTTCATTAAATGGCAAGAAAGTGGACATGGTAAACGAACTTACAGGGCAGAGCCTTATGGAGGATATCCAGCGTTCTGAAAATGACTACCTTGCTTATGAGCCGAAGCGTGAAGGCGCAAGTGAATATTTAGCCTATGTCGATTATGATGAGAAGAATAAGCGCTATATCTTTGTTGCGAAAGATAAAGGCGTCGTCTTTGAAGCAGTACAGCGGGCAACGTGGATGTCCATTATTATGCTAGCGGTTGGCGGAGTGCTGACATTAGCGATTAGCTACTGGATTGCAACATCGCTTGTTAAACCGATTATTCATTTAAAAGAAGTGAGTCTAAAGGTAAGCGAAGGAAATCTTAATACAAAGGCTGAAATTGAACGCCAAGATGAACTTGGTACGCTTGCACTTGCCTTTAATGATATGGTTGCCAATTTGCGTACGCTTGTAAAAGGTTCACGAGAAATTGCCGAAACAGTGGACGGCACAACGGTTCATTTAAAAGAAATGATCGGCCAGTCGACGGCTGCGATTGATCAAGTATCAGCAGCGGTTGAGGAAATCGCGGCAGGGGCAATGAATCAGTCCGAGCACGCTGAAGAAAGCGTGAAAAAAGCGGGTGAATTAGACCGAAATGCCCGTCAAATTGAAGCGGACTCAGCTGTTATGCAAGAGAATGCCAAAGAAATGAAGCGACTGAATCACCACGGAATGGAGGCCTTTCATTTGCTTCTTAAGAAGCAGCAATCAAGTCAGCAGGCTGTTTGCAAGCTTCATGAGGTGATTTCTCATCTAGACCAAGAAATGAAAACCATTCATTCATTTACAACACTGATTTCCGATATCGCAGCCCAAACCAACCTTCTTGCTTTAAACGCAGCGATTGAAGCAGCACGGGCCGGCGAAGCGGGAAAAGGATTTGCAGTAGTGGCAGAAAAAGTGCGTGAACTTGCTGAAGAAAGCAACAAATCAGCTCATGAAATCCAAGAAGTAATCCGGTCTGTTGATAGTGATATGCACAACGCTACAACGGTCATGGCAGAAGCGTTGCAAACATTTGATGAACAAACCGAAACCGTAGAAGAGACCGAAACCGTCTTCCAGCAGCTCGAATCAGCTATCTCAGAAACAAGCACAAAAATCGAGCATGTCTACCACCTCGTTCATAAGCTTGAAGACTTGAAAGAAAGCATTACAGAGGCGATGCAGCACATGAACGAAGTAACCGAAGAAACGGCTTCCTCAACAGAAGAAGTCACAGCAAGCGTCGAAGAACAAAACGCATCCATGCAAGAAATTCATGCAAGCATCCAAGAACTAACCAAACAAGCCCAACACCTAAAAAATACAATTAACCAATTTGAATTATAAAAGCAGATTCTCCGCAGCTAGATAAAAGGAACGCTGGCTAAAAACGTCACGTCCTGTGACAACGCCAGCACTAGCACGTCCTGTGCGTCGAAAGCGGAGGCGCCTTGCTCAGGG is from Bacillus tianshenii and encodes:
- a CDS encoding methyl-accepting chemotaxis protein, with the protein product MKQKLMLIFSVLIVAVLLVQGLVGVFISRSELEKQAKSTMKLQSQELANSLNGMEESIQVLRETAYSKYDQMIQEQVDNAVSIVNHYYTLARNGKMNEAEAKVEALNVLRSARYGENGYFWVDNTDYQLLLLPPSPEKEGMNREDVQDVNGKRMVKDLVDGAVKDGETFVDYHFPKLGSEEAYPKRGYTQLFKPWGWVVGTGNYVDDIEAAMTHAEQEARAHFLKSIEAQGENGEAGVIAADGKVLFYSDPSLNGKKVDMVNELTGQSLMEDIQRSENDYLAYEPKREGASEYLAYVDYDEKNKRYIFVAKDKGVVFEAVQRATWMSIIMLAVGGVLTLAISYWIATSLVKPIIHLKEVSLKVSEGNLNTKAEIERQDELGTLALAFNDMVANLRTLVKGSREIAETVDGTTVHLKEMIGQSTAAIDQVSAAVEEIAAGAMNQSEHAEESVKKAGELDRNARQIEADSAVMQENAKEMKRLNHHGMEAFHLLLKKQQSSQQAVCKLHEVISHLDQEMKTIHSFTTLISDIAAQTNLLALNAAIEAARAGEAGKGFAVVAEKVRELAEESNKSAHEIQEVIRSVDSDMHNATTVMAEALQTFDEQTETVEETETVFQQLESAISETSTKIEHVYHLVHKLEDLKESITEAMQHMNEVTEETASSTEEVTASVEEQNASMQEIHASIQELTKQAQHLKNTINQFEL